From a single Tachypleus tridentatus isolate NWPU-2018 chromosome 6, ASM421037v1, whole genome shotgun sequence genomic region:
- the LOC143251657 gene encoding LOW QUALITY PROTEIN: 5-hydroxytryptamine receptor 2B-like (The sequence of the model RefSeq protein was modified relative to this genomic sequence to represent the inferred CDS: inserted 1 base in 1 codon; substituted 1 base at 1 genomic stop codon): MYSKILHGLRFNEDSGRVYVILDLLILTTVIGNLLVIAAIVIEKNLHSLGNCLVLSLAVADLMVACLVMPLSAVYEVTQEWKLGSEICEIWSSCNVLCCTASILHLLPIAVDRXFTYAHQRSATRISVMXLQTLLVSVAPVFGWKNPRFKERIEVEKRCLLSQDLTYQIFATCSSFYVPLVAILILYWKIFKIAMRRIRHKPGSKAIIVVQKHSLSVQTHAIARNDTAENTTTADSGGIKRLVAIAKTFTNKDVKKLLFVSNGEISSIITVTSENDLSAESLLGMNLDIFHKGSVTDIIARKRLAYKMKLNDISY; encoded by the exons ATGTATTCAAAGATCTTACATGGATTGAGATTTAATGAAGATTCTGGCAGA GTATATGTGATACTGGATTTGTTGATTCTGACGACTGTAATAGGGAACCTCTTAGTAATTGCTGCAATTGTGATCGAAAAGAACCTGCATTCTCTGGGAAACTGTCTTGTGCTATCACTGGCTGTCGCAGACCTGATGGTAGCCTGTTTGGTAATGCCCTTGAGCGCTGTGTACGAAGTTACTCAAGAGTGGAAACTTGGATCGGAGATATGTGAGATTTGGTCTTCCTGCAATGTTCTGTGTTGCACCGCGTCCATCTTACACTTACTTCCTATAGCTGTAGACAGATAGTTTACCTATGCCCACCAAAGAAGTGCTACTAGGATCAGTGTAA ATCTGCAAACTCTACTTGTATCTGTCGCTCCTGTGTTTGGCTGGAAGAATCCTAGATTTAAAGAAAGGATTGAAGTAGAAAAACGTTGCCTCCTTAGTCAAGACTTAACCTACCAAATATTTGCTACCTGTTCCAGTTTTTATGTTCCTTTAGTGgctattttaatactgtattggaaaattttcaaaattgccATGAGGCGGATCCGTCACAAACCAGGTTCCAAAGCAATTATTGTTGTCCAGAAACACTCTTTAAGTGTCCAGACTCATGCAATTGCTCGGAATGACACCGCTGAGAACACTACTACAGCAGATTCTGGTGGAATCAAGCGATTAGTAGCCATTGCCAAAACATTCACAAACAAAGACGTGAAA AAGCTTCTTTTTGTGAGTAATGGTGAAATATCATCGATAATCACCGTGACGTCAGAAAATGATTTGTCTGCTGAAAGCTTGCTGGGAATGAATTTGGACATTTTCCATAAAGGCTCAGTTACAGATATTATCGCAAGAAAACGCCTAGCCTATAAGATGAAACTGAATGACATATCTTACTGA